A genomic region of Eucalyptus grandis isolate ANBG69807.140 chromosome 5, ASM1654582v1, whole genome shotgun sequence contains the following coding sequences:
- the LOC104431997 gene encoding calmodulin-binding protein 60 D-like isoform X2, with protein MAKRTSASSSSGQRSQPKRPRFAPADQPRSGSKRNLEPGSCLTEEDAQRVCGEEPAPTKSHSAEYCQSTGNALKDIMHRIHSMENSLQKLKELVELAIIHSPHLVRVGARSIGKNDVRNLQLQFQTKLSDPVFTGRKLRGVGGARISVALIDANTGDVVTSGLESSIKLEVVVLEGDFNKDDEDDWAHEEFENFVVKERQQKGLLLTGDLQVTLNAGVGELGELTFTDNSSWNRSKRFRIGLKKGSGYCGNTRIREAKTDAFRVKEHRGESSKKHDIPAFEDEIWRLKMIAKDGKYHRKLSEVGIHKVGDFLLQLFTDAMKLKEILGMSTNSTNWDTLENHAKTCKINWKLYLYYTDGTRKHGAVFNTDHQLIGLIKDRVYCASDGLSADDLEHGDTIVKKALGNKNDVMQFNGETFSPSMQKESSSSIPCKVFEGQIENLTPVQSNLAPRDWAAAGGSEAPLANVGLTAEGTCSKAQYFLFL; from the exons TCAACCACGGAGCGGATCCAAGAGGAATCTCGAGCCGGGGAGCTGCTTGACGGAGGAGGATGCCCAGAGAGTG TGCGGAGAAGAGCCAGCACCTACAAAATCTCACTCAGCCGAATATTGTCAAAG TACAGGGAATGCTCTCAAAGATATAATGCACAGGATTCATTCAATGGAGAATTCTTTACAGAAACTG AAGGAACTGGTGGAGCTTGCAATTATTCACTCTCCCCACCTTGTAAG GGTTGGTGCTAGATCTATAGGAAAAAATGATGTGAGGAATTTACAGCTTCAATTTCAAACCAAACTGTCAGATCCTGTGTTTACTGGAAGGAAACTACGAGGAGTTGGGGGTGCTCGCATTTCTGTTGCATTGATCGATGCGAATACAGGGGATGTTGTTACATCAGGTCTGGAATCCTCCATTAAGTTGGAAGTCGTCGTGCTTGAAGGTGACTTCAAcaaagatgatgaggatgactgGGCTCATGAAGAGTTCGAGAACTTCGTGGTTAAAGAGCGTCAACAAAAGGGGCTGCTTTTGACGGGAGATCTGCAAGTGACGCTCAATGCAGGTGTTGGGGAGCTGGGAGAACTGACATTTACTGACAATTCTAGCTGGAATAGgagtaaaagatttaggatagGGCTTAAGAAGGGATCCGGTTATTGTGGGAATACGCGAATCAGAGAAGCCAAAACAGATGCCTTCCGTGTCAAAGAACATAGAGGAGAAT CATCCAAGAAACATGATATACCTGCATTCGAGGATGAGAtctggaggttgaagatgattgcCAAGGATGGGAAATATCACCGAAAACTGAGTGAAGTCGGAATACATAAAGTGGGGGACTTTCTCCTTCAATTGTTTACGGATGCCATGAAACTGAAAGAG ATTCTTGGAATGAGCACGAATTCGACAAACTGGGATACCCTTGAAAATCATGCAAAGACTTGCAAGATAAATTGGAAACTTTATTTGTACTACACTGATGGCACGAGGAAGCATGGTGCTGTATTCAACACTGATCATCAGCTAATTGGCCTAATCAAAGATAGAGTATATTGTGCTTCTGATGGACTTTCTGCCGATGATCTG GAACATGGAGATACAATCGTGAAAAAGGCCCTTGGTAACAAGAATGATGTTATGCAGTTCAACGGTGAGACCTTTTCTCCTTCAATGCAAAAGGAGAGCTCGAGCTCCATTCCATGTAAAGTATTTGAAGgacaaattgaaaatctcacCCCTGTTCAAAGTAATTTAGCTCCAAGAGACTGGGCTGCTGCAGGTGGTTCGGAAGCTCCTCTGGCAAATGTGGGCTTGACTGCTGAAGGTACGTGCTCTAAAGCAcaatattttctcttcctctaa
- the LOC104431997 gene encoding calmodulin-binding protein 60 D-like isoform X1, translated as MAKRTSASSSSGQRSQPKRPRFAPADQPRSGSKRNLEPGSCLTEEDAQRVCGEEPAPTKSHSAEYCQSSTGNALKDIMHRIHSMENSLQKLKELVELAIIHSPHLVRVGARSIGKNDVRNLQLQFQTKLSDPVFTGRKLRGVGGARISVALIDANTGDVVTSGLESSIKLEVVVLEGDFNKDDEDDWAHEEFENFVVKERQQKGLLLTGDLQVTLNAGVGELGELTFTDNSSWNRSKRFRIGLKKGSGYCGNTRIREAKTDAFRVKEHRGESSKKHDIPAFEDEIWRLKMIAKDGKYHRKLSEVGIHKVGDFLLQLFTDAMKLKEILGMSTNSTNWDTLENHAKTCKINWKLYLYYTDGTRKHGAVFNTDHQLIGLIKDRVYCASDGLSADDLEHGDTIVKKALGNKNDVMQFNGETFSPSMQKESSSSIPCKVFEGQIENLTPVQSNLAPRDWAAAGGSEAPLANVGLTAEGTCSKAQYFLFL; from the exons TCAACCACGGAGCGGATCCAAGAGGAATCTCGAGCCGGGGAGCTGCTTGACGGAGGAGGATGCCCAGAGAGTG TGCGGAGAAGAGCCAGCACCTACAAAATCTCACTCAGCCGAATATTGTCAAAG TAGTACAGGGAATGCTCTCAAAGATATAATGCACAGGATTCATTCAATGGAGAATTCTTTACAGAAACTG AAGGAACTGGTGGAGCTTGCAATTATTCACTCTCCCCACCTTGTAAG GGTTGGTGCTAGATCTATAGGAAAAAATGATGTGAGGAATTTACAGCTTCAATTTCAAACCAAACTGTCAGATCCTGTGTTTACTGGAAGGAAACTACGAGGAGTTGGGGGTGCTCGCATTTCTGTTGCATTGATCGATGCGAATACAGGGGATGTTGTTACATCAGGTCTGGAATCCTCCATTAAGTTGGAAGTCGTCGTGCTTGAAGGTGACTTCAAcaaagatgatgaggatgactgGGCTCATGAAGAGTTCGAGAACTTCGTGGTTAAAGAGCGTCAACAAAAGGGGCTGCTTTTGACGGGAGATCTGCAAGTGACGCTCAATGCAGGTGTTGGGGAGCTGGGAGAACTGACATTTACTGACAATTCTAGCTGGAATAGgagtaaaagatttaggatagGGCTTAAGAAGGGATCCGGTTATTGTGGGAATACGCGAATCAGAGAAGCCAAAACAGATGCCTTCCGTGTCAAAGAACATAGAGGAGAAT CATCCAAGAAACATGATATACCTGCATTCGAGGATGAGAtctggaggttgaagatgattgcCAAGGATGGGAAATATCACCGAAAACTGAGTGAAGTCGGAATACATAAAGTGGGGGACTTTCTCCTTCAATTGTTTACGGATGCCATGAAACTGAAAGAG ATTCTTGGAATGAGCACGAATTCGACAAACTGGGATACCCTTGAAAATCATGCAAAGACTTGCAAGATAAATTGGAAACTTTATTTGTACTACACTGATGGCACGAGGAAGCATGGTGCTGTATTCAACACTGATCATCAGCTAATTGGCCTAATCAAAGATAGAGTATATTGTGCTTCTGATGGACTTTCTGCCGATGATCTG GAACATGGAGATACAATCGTGAAAAAGGCCCTTGGTAACAAGAATGATGTTATGCAGTTCAACGGTGAGACCTTTTCTCCTTCAATGCAAAAGGAGAGCTCGAGCTCCATTCCATGTAAAGTATTTGAAGgacaaattgaaaatctcacCCCTGTTCAAAGTAATTTAGCTCCAAGAGACTGGGCTGCTGCAGGTGGTTCGGAAGCTCCTCTGGCAAATGTGGGCTTGACTGCTGAAGGTACGTGCTCTAAAGCAcaatattttctcttcctctaa